Proteins encoded within one genomic window of Felis catus isolate Fca126 chromosome C1, F.catus_Fca126_mat1.0, whole genome shotgun sequence:
- the MAGOH gene encoding protein mago nashi homolog, with translation MESDFYLRYYVGHKGKFGHEFLEFEFRPDGKLRYANNSNYKNDVMIRKEAYVHKSVMEELKRIIDDSEITKEDDALWPPPDRVGRQELEIVIGDEHISFTTSKIGSLIDVNQSKDPEGLRVFYYLVQDLKCLVFSLIGLHFKIKPI, from the exons ATGGAGAGTGACTTTTATCTGCGTTACTACGTGGGTCACAAGGGCAAGTTCGGCCACGAGTTCCTGGAGTTTGAGTTCCGACCAGACG GGAAATTGAGATATGCCAACAACAGCAATTACAAAAATGACGTCATGATCAGAAAAGAG GCTTATGTACATAAAAGTGTAATGGAGGAACTGAAGAGAATAATTGATGACAGTGAAATTACCAAAGAGGATGATGCTTTGTGGCCTCCTCCTGACCGAGTAGGCCGGCAG gaGCTTGAAATTGTCATTGGAGATGAACACATTTCTTTCACAACATCAAAAATTGGTTCTCTTATCGATGTCAATCAATCCAA ggatccagAAGGCCTACGAGTATTTTATTATCTTGTCCAGGACCTAAAGTGTTTGGTCTTCAGTCTTATTGGATTACACTTCAAGATTAAGCCAATCTAG